The genomic segment GCGCTCTGCCGCCGTCGGTTCCGCCGCGACGAGCTAGACTGGCTGGACCCTGGTGTCGAGAGCAACCTGGCGGTGGCACGGGCAACGATCGAGCGCTTCCGCCTGCCACAGGTCGCGGGGCTGGTCTTGACCGAGACCGTGCCACCGGGGTTCCGGGAAGAGGTCTCGGACTGCCACACGGAGGAGCTGGGCTACACGCCGGAGCGCTGTCGTGCCTTTCGCCAGAAAAACGGGGTCGAGCCCGCCGATGTGATTGTCTCCTACGGCAGGACATTCCCCAGTGAGTCCGACCGACGCCTCTTCCCGCCCGCCCACGACCTGGCGCAGACCTGGCTGGGGGAGCGCGAGGACGATGCAGATCGCTTTTTGACCCGTCTCCAGCAGGCGCTTCTGAAGGAGCAGCCCACCCTGAGTGTCTGGTGGGGGGGAAGTAGTACGTGGGTGGTGTGCTGGAAAGCAAAGCAGCCCATCCCGCTTCTCTACCCCTACTACGACCCAACCCCCGCGAAAGAGTACGAGACGCAGTGGGTGGTGGCACCGGAAAAATTTACGGAAAAGACGCCGTCAACGGCGACGGTCGATCTTCGGACGCTCTCTGTGTCGGCGCTTCTGGCTGGATTTCGACAGGGGGTATTTTAAAGTGCCTTTTATAAATTAAATAATGAATTAGATTGCCTGAAGTTGCCGATTGTGTCACGGGTTTTGGGTTGAAATGGGCTTTTAGTGGGTAGAATCCCCGCTGGAAAAGAAATTATGAATATTTGTGTTATTGGTACAGGCTATGTCGGACTTGTCACTGGGGTGATCTTTGCGGACCTGGGAAATGAGGTCATCTGTGTGGACAAGCTGGAAGCGAAAGTGGAGCAGCTCAACCGCGGTGAGATGCCAATCTACGAGCCCGGGCTTGAGGAGCTGGTACAGCGCAACGCGGAAGAGGGGCGCCTCACCTTCACCACAGACTTGGATGGCGCGGTGCGCAAGTCCGAGATTATCTACATCTGTGTGGGCACCCCGCCGCGTGAGGACGGCTCCACCGACATGAGCCAGGTCGAGGGTGCGGCGCGTGGGATCGCGGCGGCGATGGACCGCTACAAGGTGATCGTCAATAAGTCCACGGTCCCGGTGGGCACGGGCAGCTTTGTGCGCGAGGTGATCGAGACCAACCGCCGCCGCAATGTGGATTTCGACGTGGTCTCCAACCCGGAGTTCCTGCGCGAGGGCTCGGCGATTCAGGACGCGCTCAACCCGGACCGCATCGTCATTGGTGCCCCCAACCAGATTGTCGCGCTCAAGGTGCTGGAGCTCTACGCCCCGCTGGAGCGCCCGATGATCATCACCGATGTCGCCAGCGCTGAGCTGATTAAGTACGCGTCGAACGCGTTCTTGGCCGTCAAGATCAGCTTCGCCAACTCCATCGCCAATATCTGCGAGGCCGTGAACGCCGATGTGATCCAGGTGATGAAGGGGGTCGGGCAGGACCGCCGCATCGGCCCCGCCTTCCTCAACGCCGGCCTTGGCTACGGCGGAAGCTGCTTCCCTAAGGACTCGTCGAGCCTGCTCCACACCGCGCAGAGTGTCGGCTACGACTTCCCGATCCTAGAGGCGACCATCAAGACCAACGATGAGCAGCCCAAGCGCTTTATCAAGAAGATCGAGAAGGAGCTGGGCGGCTTCAAGGGCAAGAAGATCGCGCTGCTCGGGCTGGCCTTCAAGGCCAACACCGACGACATGCGCGATGCGAAGTCCCTCGATGTGATTGCGGCGGTGCTCGCGGGCGATGGCGAGATTGTCGCCTTTGACCCGATTGCGATGGAGAACTGCAAGAAGATCTTCCCGCAGATTACCTACGCCAAGAGCGCCTTCGATGCCGCGGAGGGGGCCGATGCCGCGGTGGTTGTCACCGAGTGGAACGAGTTCAAGCAGATCAACCTGGAGAAGCTCAAGGCTGCAATGAAGGGGAGCCATGTCTTCGATGGCCGCAACCTCTACGACCCCGAGAAGATGCGGCGTGCGGGCTTTGTCTACCACGGAATCGGCCGCACGAGTAAGTAGCGCTTTCGCGCTCGGAGTGACCCTCTTCCTCATTTCCGCTCCGCGGAGGAAGAGGGTTTTTTATTGGCCAGAGTGGATTCCCTTGCATTAGGGCTCTACGGAGCACAAGTACCCCTCTCAGGAGGGCCAAAGCTCTCGTTATTTGTATTTGCAACCGAAATAAAAGGCGTGATATAGTGGTTAGGAAGCAACCTCAAGGTTTGTGGTCTGCTTCAATTCAACTCTCCCCGGCGAGCCTTTTTCCCCACACTATTTTGTGTTTCGTCGTGCTCTCGCCGACCGCTTCGTTTTCGGAAAGTCCTCATGCCAAGACGTCGTTTGACAACGCCCCCCGACCCGGATGGGGTCGATACAACCTCTGCTCCTGCTAGCGTGGAGAGTGCCCCTGAGGCGACCACCACGCCCTCTACTCCGACACTACTCCCAACCCCTCCCCCTGAAATGATTGCTGCGGCAGAGTCGCTGCTGGGTGACGCCGCGCTTCCTCCTCCCGCCCCCCCCTCGCGTCGCCGCCGCCTCCTCCAGACGAGCGCTCCGCCGCCGCTGACCCAGCAAGAGGCCTTAGAGCTTGTCGCCGATCTGCCTGAGCGTGTCGCGGAGCCCCTGCCACCGCCTGCCCGCATCGAGCGCCAAGACCGCAACGACCGCAACGAGCGTCCTGATCGTGGCGACCGCCCCGAGCGCCGGGATCGTCCTGGCCATAGCATGCGCCCCGCTCGCGGCAACGCGGCGAGTCCGGGGAACTCCTACAACAACCCGCCTCGGCGTGGCAATGTGGGGCCTGCTCTGGGAGCGGGAGCCGATCTCCGTGACCTGGAAGAGGCCTCGCTCAATGGTGAGGAGCCGCTCAGCGGTGAGGGGGTCCTGGAGATCAATAGCGAGGGCTACGGCTTTTTGCGCCGCCAGAACCTCGCCGCCAGCAACGACGATATCTATGTGGCGCAGGCACAGATCAAGCGCTTTGGCCTCAAGACGGGCGACCAGGTGCTAGGGTTTGTCCGCCCTCCCAAGGACTCGGAGAAGTACTTCGGGCTCCTGCGGGTGGAGAAGATCAATGGCTTCGACCCGGATGTCGCCCGGATGCGCCCCAACTTCGATGAGCTGGTGCCGATCTTCCCGGAGTCCCGGATCGTGCTGGAGCTGGACCCCAAGACCCTCTCGATGCGCTTTATGGACCTGGTCTCCCCGATTGGCAAGGGCCAGCGCGGGCTGATTGTCGCGCCGCCCAAGGCCGGTAAGACCATCCTGCTCAAGCAGATCGCCAACTCGATTGCTATCAACCACCCGGACATTCACCTGATGGTGCTCCTGGTGGACGAGCGCCCGGAAGAGGTGACCGACATGCGGCGCTCGGTGCGAGGAGAGGTGATCGCCTCGCCCTTTGATGAGCTACCCGACAACCACATGCGTGTCGCCGATCTCTGCCTGGAGCGGGCCAAGCGCCTCGTGGAGGTGGGTAAAGATGTCGTGATCCTCCTAGACTCCATCACCCGCTTTGCCCGCGCGTCGAACCTGACCGTGAACCCGTCGGGGCGAACCCTCCAGGGCGGTCTGGACCCCGCCGCGATCTACCGTCCTAAGCGCTTCTTTGGCGCGGCTCGCAACATCGAGCACGGCGGCTCGCTCACCATTATCGCCACGGCGCTGGTGGAGACCGGCTCGCGCATGGACGATATCATCTTCGAGGAATTTAAGGGCACGGGCAATATGGAGCTGCGCCTGGACCGCTCGCTGGCGGAGCAGCGGCTCTACCCGGCGATCGACATCAAGCTCTCCGGCACCCGCCGCGACGAGCTCCTCTACCCGGCCGACGACCTGCGCAAGATCTGGCAGGTGCACCGCATCCTGGCCAACTTGGGGACCAAAGAGGCCACCGAGCTCCTGCTGGACCGCCTCGATAAGACACGCTCGAACCGCGAGTTCCTCTCCGCGATCGGGGGGACCGCACCCGCGGCGACCAATAAGTCGGAAGCAAACAAGTCGGAGTAGTATGTCTAGCCCGTTTGACGAGACCAGTGAGGACGAGAACCGGAAGCCGCGCTCGCTCGACGAGAAAGAGGTGACGGTTCTCGGGCTCTGGGAGACCCGTGAGGCGGCGCAGGCGGACGGACCGATCGAGGAGGTCGCGCTGGTGCTCCGCGATGGCCGAGGGCGCCGGCTCTCGGTGCATATCGGGCCGTTTGAGAGCATGGCGATCCACAATGCCCTCCAGAAAGTCGCGCCCGAGCGGCCCCTGACCCACGATCTGCTCCGCAATCTGATCGAGAAGCTCGGGGGAAGGCTGAGTCGTGTCGTGATCGACGATCTCTGGCAGGGAACGTACTATGCCAAGCTTCACATCGAGCGCGAGAAAGCACCCGCTCTGGAGATCGACTGTCGCCCCTCGGATGCCATTGCGCTTGCGCTACGCTTCCGCGCCCCAATCTCCGTTGCGGAGCACGTGCTCGTGGAGGCGGCGGAGTCCGAGTAGGCACCACGACGGAGATGTGCAAGAGCCCGAGGACACGTGCCTCGGGCTCTTTTTTGCGTTGGGCTCTTGCTTTTTTAGTGCTTGCGGCGGCGCAGAACCACGAGCCCCAGCACGGCGAGCGCGAGGGTGCCTGGCTCGGGAGCGCTCGTGCCACTGAGGGCTCCGACTGCATAGAGCGTGGCATTGTTGATCGCGTAGACCTTGCCATCCGCGCCAATCAGGGTCGGGGTGTAGGCCTCGCCGATGCCCGCGGTGAGCGTGATGACCTCCGTGAAGGTATTGGAGTCGAGCGACCAGCGGTAGAGCTTGCCGTCCTCGCTATTGGCCAGGACGCTGTTGCTGAAGGGATCGAAGACCGCTGTGTTGATACACCACTCGCGCACCCGGGGGAGAACGGGGTCGGGGGTCTGGCCGGCGATCGTGAGGATCTCTTTCATCACAATCGTGTTGGTGCGGGTGTCCAAGAAGGTATCGTTGGGATCGAGGATCGCCAGGCGGTTGTTGCCGACCCCGTAGTCGTTGTACTTGGTCATCAGCAGGTACGACGATGTCCCGGTGTAGGACTTAACATTCTTGGCGGGAATCACGGTCGCGGTATCGTCCCAGCCAAACGCACCCGCCGCGCCGGAGGGAGTGAGGTCGCCGTTGAACTGGAGCATCCACCCGCGCGACGAAGCAAAGGGGCGCTCTAGGACTCCGATATAGACCTTTCCATCCGGCCCCACCATGGGCGAGGCCGTGCCATCGTCGCTGATCCAGGCATCGTTGAGCGGGTTCTGGGCATCCTTGAGCCGCACCGTGGCGGTAGGGGCCAGGGTCGTGGTGTTCATCGAGACAAGATAGCCCGCCGGGAGCGTGTCGGCGTTGCGCATCACCGCATAGACCTTCGAGCCATCGTTGCTGATGGCGAGGGCTGCGTTCATGGCGATCTCGGTGGCATTGCCCCCGGTCGCCGCAGACGCCGACATCAGGCTCACCTGTCCTCCCGGGGTGACCTTTGCGATACCGCTGGAGAGCGTGGCCCCACCCTCCAGGGTGAGAAAGGCACTGACACGGTAGCCGAAGTACACATTCCCCTGAGAGTCCGAGGTCAGCGGGGTGCAGATCTTGAGCCCGGAGTCAAAGGCCGCTTTATTGGCCGCGTAGTGGGCGTCCCCGACAATCGAGATCCGTGTGGCCGCGCTGGGGGCGTTGGAGTCGAGGTTGCTCTGGTAGAGGACCGTTCCGCCGCCGCCCGCCATGTACATGCGGCCTGTCGAGGTCAGGGTGGGGGCGTAGCTGGGGACCCAGCCGTGGCCCGGAAGGGAGTAGTCCGTGGAGGAGGTCCACATCAGCGCACCATTGGCCCCGTTGCGCGCCTCGACCTTGAAGCCATCGTTTGCACCGGTCTTCACGGGGATGATCACCGTGTTGTTGTTGGTCACGAGCGGAGAGCCATAGTGGACCAGCAGGCTCGTCCCTGAGTACTGGGGGTTCAGGTCCACCGGGGTGCTCCAGACAATCTGCTGGAGCGACTGGGAGGCGACAGTCGAGAGGGCGGTGTGCTGGGCATTGCCGGCGTAGCCGCTCCACACCTGCGCGTGCGCTCCCCGCGGAAGCAGGAGCGCCCCCGTCGAGAGAGCGATGAGACACGAGAGTTTTAATCTTGATGAGATCATGCGAATAAGCTTTCTGA from the Armatimonas rosea genome contains:
- a CDS encoding bifunctional nuclease family protein — its product is MSSPFDETSEDENRKPRSLDEKEVTVLGLWETREAAQADGPIEEVALVLRDGRGRRLSVHIGPFESMAIHNALQKVAPERPLTHDLLRNLIEKLGGRLSRVVIDDLWQGTYYAKLHIEREKAPALEIDCRPSDAIALALRFRAPISVAEHVLVEAAESE
- a CDS encoding UDP-glucose dehydrogenase family protein, translated to MNICVIGTGYVGLVTGVIFADLGNEVICVDKLEAKVEQLNRGEMPIYEPGLEELVQRNAEEGRLTFTTDLDGAVRKSEIIYICVGTPPREDGSTDMSQVEGAARGIAAAMDRYKVIVNKSTVPVGTGSFVREVIETNRRRNVDFDVVSNPEFLREGSAIQDALNPDRIVIGAPNQIVALKVLELYAPLERPMIITDVASAELIKYASNAFLAVKISFANSIANICEAVNADVIQVMKGVGQDRRIGPAFLNAGLGYGGSCFPKDSSSLLHTAQSVGYDFPILEATIKTNDEQPKRFIKKIEKELGGFKGKKIALLGLAFKANTDDMRDAKSLDVIAAVLAGDGEIVAFDPIAMENCKKIFPQITYAKSAFDAAEGADAAVVVTEWNEFKQINLEKLKAAMKGSHVFDGRNLYDPEKMRRAGFVYHGIGRTSK
- a CDS encoding PEP-CTERM sorting domain-containing protein, with the translated sequence MISSRLKLSCLIALSTGALLLPRGAHAQVWSGYAGNAQHTALSTVASQSLQQIVWSTPVDLNPQYSGTSLLVHYGSPLVTNNNTVIIPVKTGANDGFKVEARNGANGALMWTSSTDYSLPGHGWVPSYAPTLTSTGRMYMAGGGGTVLYQSNLDSNAPSAATRISIVGDAHYAANKAAFDSGLKICTPLTSDSQGNVYFGYRVSAFLTLEGGATLSSGIAKVTPGGQVSLMSASAATGGNATEIAMNAALAISNDGSKVYAVMRNADTLPAGYLVSMNTTTLAPTATVRLKDAQNPLNDAWISDDGTASPMVGPDGKVYIGVLERPFASSRGWMLQFNGDLTPSGAAGAFGWDDTATVIPAKNVKSYTGTSSYLLMTKYNDYGVGNNRLAILDPNDTFLDTRTNTIVMKEILTIAGQTPDPVLPRVREWCINTAVFDPFSNSVLANSEDGKLYRWSLDSNTFTEVITLTAGIGEAYTPTLIGADGKVYAINNATLYAVGALSGTSAPEPGTLALAVLGLVVLRRRKH
- the rho gene encoding transcription termination factor Rho, translating into MPRRRLTTPPDPDGVDTTSAPASVESAPEATTTPSTPTLLPTPPPEMIAAAESLLGDAALPPPAPPSRRRRLLQTSAPPPLTQQEALELVADLPERVAEPLPPPARIERQDRNDRNERPDRGDRPERRDRPGHSMRPARGNAASPGNSYNNPPRRGNVGPALGAGADLRDLEEASLNGEEPLSGEGVLEINSEGYGFLRRQNLAASNDDIYVAQAQIKRFGLKTGDQVLGFVRPPKDSEKYFGLLRVEKINGFDPDVARMRPNFDELVPIFPESRIVLELDPKTLSMRFMDLVSPIGKGQRGLIVAPPKAGKTILLKQIANSIAINHPDIHLMVLLVDERPEEVTDMRRSVRGEVIASPFDELPDNHMRVADLCLERAKRLVEVGKDVVILLDSITRFARASNLTVNPSGRTLQGGLDPAAIYRPKRFFGAARNIEHGGSLTIIATALVETGSRMDDIIFEEFKGTGNMELRLDRSLAEQRLYPAIDIKLSGTRRDELLYPADDLRKIWQVHRILANLGTKEATELLLDRLDKTRSNREFLSAIGGTAPAATNKSEANKSE